One genomic window of Nitrosomonas sp. Is35 includes the following:
- a CDS encoding helix-turn-helix transcriptional regulator — protein MKTIIELYLIENSLKEGERLKNERIRLGLNQAEFAERLGIHKNTQTNYESGKRKPSNEYYVAAAELGINVPYVITGNTILDFPKKAAELAHRVFNCYKNGFDSNAMSAIFFIIGSSNLSEEVAGKDKALHPADIDALVKLAIDRGEEFYEAYSSITLYCHDDLYYENDPLNVALLTDLIFETINLYDSVKDQFSLVSIHDNMRLVAQQVVNSHSELKKPSK, from the coding sequence ATGAAAACAATAATTGAATTATATTTGATAGAGAACAGCCTAAAAGAAGGCGAAAGGCTTAAAAATGAAAGGATTAGGCTGGGGTTAAATCAAGCCGAATTCGCTGAGCGCTTAGGTATTCATAAGAATACTCAAACAAACTATGAGAGCGGTAAGAGAAAACCGAGTAATGAGTATTACGTAGCGGCGGCTGAATTAGGAATAAATGTTCCCTATGTAATCACTGGAAATACTATTCTTGATTTTCCAAAGAAAGCCGCTGAATTAGCCCACAGGGTGTTCAATTGCTATAAAAATGGTTTTGATTCAAATGCAATGTCAGCAATCTTCTTTATTATCGGTTCAAGTAATTTAAGTGAAGAAGTCGCTGGAAAAGATAAAGCTTTGCATCCCGCAGATATTGATGCCCTAGTAAAACTGGCTATTGATCGAGGTGAAGAATTTTACGAAGCTTATAGCTCAATTACCCTGTACTGTCATGACGATTTATATTATGAAAATGATCCGTTGAATGTTGCTCTTCTGACTGATCTGATATTTGAAACCATTAATCTATATGATTCCGTTAAAGATCAGTTTTCACTTGTATCCATTCATGACAATATGCGGCTTGTTGCACAGCAAGTAGTTAATAGTCATAGTGAATTAAAAAAACCTAGTAAATGA
- a CDS encoding IS256 family transposase yields the protein MTTPKPLPAGLIDSLLADYKKPEDLIGEHGLLKQLTKALVERALQAEMADHLGHDKHETVVNATGNTRNGKSRKTLKGEFGELPIEIPRDREGSFESLIISKHQTRWAGFDDKILSLYARGMTVREIQQHLTEMYGTEVSPTLISTVTDGVMDEVKQWQSRPLDAVYPVIYLDCIHAKVRDAGSVRTKAIYLAIGINMEGHKEILGLWIAQTEGAKFWLSVVTELKNRGVQDIFIACVDGLKGFPEAIETIYPHAIVQLCIVHMVRNSLNYVSWNKRKEVAADLRLVYSAATIDEAEHALAGFEDKWNYAYPPIARSWRNNWQRIIPFFDYSTEIRRIIYTTNAIESVNMSLRKVSKNRGSFPNDEAVIKLFYLALSNIAKKWSMPLRDWKPALNRFTIQFNERMPRHY from the coding sequence ATGACCACACCCAAACCCCTGCCAGCCGGCTTAATTGATAGCCTGCTGGCCGATTACAAAAAGCCAGAAGATTTAATCGGTGAGCATGGTCTTCTCAAGCAACTCACCAAAGCGTTGGTTGAACGTGCCTTGCAAGCAGAAATGGCCGATCATCTTGGTCACGATAAGCACGAAACGGTAGTCAATGCCACTGGCAATACCAGAAATGGTAAAAGCCGTAAGACCCTGAAAGGTGAATTCGGTGAGTTACCCATCGAGATCCCCCGTGACCGTGAGGGCAGCTTCGAGTCTCTGATCATTTCCAAGCATCAGACCCGCTGGGCGGGCTTTGATGACAAGATCCTCTCGCTGTATGCCCGTGGCATGACAGTGCGTGAAATCCAACAGCACCTCACTGAAATGTATGGCACAGAAGTATCGCCTACGCTCATTTCTACGGTCACTGATGGCGTAATGGATGAAGTGAAGCAGTGGCAATCCCGGCCTCTCGATGCGGTGTATCCTGTGATCTATCTCGATTGTATCCATGCCAAAGTTCGTGACGCTGGTAGCGTTCGTACCAAAGCGATTTACCTGGCGATCGGCATTAACATGGAGGGCCATAAAGAAATACTGGGCTTATGGATTGCTCAGACCGAGGGTGCCAAGTTCTGGCTCAGCGTTGTCACTGAACTCAAAAATCGTGGCGTGCAAGATATCTTTATCGCCTGTGTCGATGGCTTAAAGGGCTTTCCCGAAGCGATTGAAACCATCTATCCACATGCCATTGTACAACTCTGTATCGTGCACATGGTTCGTAATAGTCTCAACTACGTCAGCTGGAATAAACGCAAGGAAGTAGCTGCTGATTTACGTTTGGTCTACAGCGCCGCCACGATTGATGAGGCTGAGCACGCGTTAGCCGGCTTTGAAGATAAATGGAACTATGCTTATCCACCGATCGCCCGATCTTGGCGCAATAACTGGCAACGCATCATTCCATTCTTCGACTACTCGACTGAGATACGGCGCATCATTTATACCACCAATGCGATTGAGTCAGTCAATATGAGCCTACGCAAAGTCAGCAAGAACCGTGGATCGTTTCCCAACGATGAAGCCGTGATCAAATTGTTTTATTTGGCTCTCAGCAATATCGCCAAAAAATGGTCTATGCCACTAAGAGATTGGAAACCGGCACTAAACAGGTTTACTATTCAATTTAACGAAAGAATGCCTCGGCATTATTAA
- a CDS encoding lysozyme inhibitor LprI family protein has translation MQRTVYKYLLVFLVGGFGLSLSSLTYAQSSEMERYQAALIELKNTQKQLMEKLTDEDKENFITSQRHWNRFKNSDCLNLGVNPLYCLESRTKERILHLKDFLKNLSTEKST, from the coding sequence ATGCAGAGAACTGTTTATAAATATCTATTGGTTTTTCTGGTTGGCGGTTTTGGATTATCGCTCTCGAGTTTAACTTATGCGCAAAGTTCTGAAATGGAACGGTATCAAGCCGCACTGATAGAGTTGAAAAACACTCAAAAACAATTAATGGAGAAACTTACTGATGAAGATAAGGAAAACTTTATAACTTCTCAACGGCATTGGAACAGGTTCAAAAACTCAGACTGTTTAAATCTCGGTGTCAATCCGCTATATTGTTTAGAATCAAGAACCAAAGAGAGAATTTTGCATCTCAAAGATTTTTTAAAAAATTTAAGCACTGAGAAATCAACATAA
- a CDS encoding methyl-accepting chemotaxis protein codes for MLKDMTVKTELIIVIGLLSVLLVGIGALGLHGIKQSNEGLRAVYQDRTVTAVDLATINDIWEVVHKNVTAVASTKSTELAKEKSEETAKTIKRAEEIWARFMATELTTVEEQLAQEKLRLHAAYVAAVNKIFTMAMAGDFDGAAKNLKEEAESLFYRLHETIYGMITLQGNVAAEKYESAVSDYNSIFMTMVVAISLGVLLACVLGYILLRGIVKPLNEAIAIAGAVAAGDLSTKIEPRSTVNGFGRLINALKAMNDHLVELVGKVRLDANLIQTSASEIASGNSDLSQRTEEQASSLEETASSMEELTSTVKQNADNARQANQLAVGASEVAVRGGAVVGQVVQTMSSISESSKKIVDIISVIDGIAFQTNILALNAAVEAARAGEQGRGFAVVATEVRTLAQRSATAAKEIKELINDSVAKVEDGTRLVDEAGVTMNEVVTAVKRVTDIMNEISAASQEQHSGIEQVNQAVTQMDEVTQQNAALVEQAASAAESMEDQAKALAQAVSLFKLSESGDSSIAKPVKRSNRPVAKLPNRGPATKSAPAAAPVSTASTASPRKIAANGDSDWEEF; via the coding sequence ATGTTGAAAGATATGACAGTGAAAACGGAGCTGATCATTGTGATCGGTCTTCTGTCAGTATTGCTGGTTGGTATTGGCGCGCTAGGTTTGCATGGAATAAAGCAATCGAACGAAGGATTAAGAGCGGTTTATCAAGATCGTACGGTGACTGCGGTCGATCTGGCGACAATTAACGATATTTGGGAAGTTGTGCATAAGAATGTTACCGCTGTGGCCAGCACAAAAAGTACGGAATTAGCGAAAGAAAAATCAGAAGAAACAGCTAAAACGATTAAACGCGCTGAAGAAATCTGGGCGAGGTTTATGGCGACTGAATTGACTACCGTGGAAGAGCAGCTTGCTCAGGAAAAATTGCGATTGCATGCAGCCTATGTCGCGGCAGTTAATAAAATATTCACGATGGCCATGGCCGGAGATTTCGATGGCGCGGCAAAAAACCTCAAGGAAGAGGCGGAATCACTGTTTTACCGCTTGCACGAAACGATTTACGGCATGATTACTTTGCAAGGTAACGTTGCGGCTGAAAAATATGAAAGCGCGGTAAGCGATTACAACTCCATTTTCATGACCATGGTTGTTGCGATTAGTTTGGGAGTGTTGCTTGCGTGTGTGCTCGGATACATTCTGCTACGCGGTATTGTAAAACCCTTGAATGAGGCGATCGCTATTGCCGGTGCTGTTGCTGCGGGTGATTTATCGACCAAGATCGAACCTCGTTCGACGGTTAATGGATTTGGCCGTTTGATTAACGCGCTGAAAGCGATGAATGATCACTTGGTCGAACTGGTAGGGAAAGTGCGGTTGGATGCGAATCTGATCCAAACATCCGCCAGTGAGATCGCATCGGGCAATTCGGACTTAAGCCAGCGCACTGAAGAGCAAGCATCCAGCCTGGAAGAAACCGCGTCTTCAATGGAAGAACTGACTTCGACCGTCAAACAAAATGCGGATAATGCGCGCCAAGCTAATCAACTGGCTGTGGGTGCTTCTGAAGTTGCGGTGAGGGGAGGCGCGGTAGTCGGTCAAGTAGTGCAAACCATGAGCTCGATTAGTGAAAGCTCGAAGAAAATTGTCGATATCATCAGTGTCATCGACGGCATCGCTTTTCAAACCAACATATTGGCACTCAATGCTGCGGTTGAAGCGGCGCGTGCCGGTGAACAAGGCCGAGGATTTGCGGTGGTGGCCACCGAAGTTCGCACGCTGGCGCAGCGTTCCGCGACAGCAGCGAAGGAAATCAAGGAATTGATCAATGACTCGGTAGCGAAAGTGGAAGACGGCACGCGCTTGGTTGATGAAGCGGGTGTTACGATGAATGAAGTCGTCACCGCAGTCAAACGCGTAACAGATATCATGAACGAGATTTCCGCCGCATCGCAGGAACAACATTCCGGAATTGAACAAGTTAATCAAGCAGTCACACAAATGGATGAAGTGACGCAGCAGAATGCGGCCTTGGTTGAACAGGCGGCATCAGCGGCTGAATCCATGGAAGATCAGGCGAAAGCACTTGCGCAAGCGGTCAGTCTATTCAAATTATCGGAAAGCGGCGATTCCAGCATTGCCAAACCAGTCAAAAGAAGTAACCGGCCGGTTGCAAAATTACCGAATCGCGGCCCAGCGACTAAATCCGCACCAGCAGCTGCGCCAGTCTCAACAGCTTCAACAGCTTCACCTCGTAAAATAGCGGCGAATGGCGATAGTGATTGGGAAGAGTTCTAA
- the thiS gene encoding sulfur carrier protein ThiS: protein MIQLTINGQPQQFEGPINVAQLIDHLALHGKRIAIECNGEIVPRSQFPQQMLVHGDQLEVVVAVGGG from the coding sequence ATGATACAACTCACTATTAATGGACAACCGCAACAATTTGAAGGGCCGATTAACGTAGCACAACTGATCGACCACCTTGCGTTGCACGGCAAGCGGATTGCCATCGAATGCAATGGCGAAATCGTGCCGCGCAGCCAGTTCCCGCAACAAATGCTGGTTCATGGTGATCAGCTGGAAGTTGTCGTTGCCGTCGGTGGCGGTTAA
- a CDS encoding thiazole synthase produces MDNLVIAGKTYTSRLLVGTGKYKDFNETRAAVEASGAEIITVAIRRTNIGQNAGEPNLLDVLPPSQYTLLPNTAGCYTLDDAVRTLRLARELLDGHSLVKLEVLGNPKTLYPNMVETLKAAEILIKEDFQVMVYTSDDPIIAKQLEDIGCVAVMPLASLIGSGMGILNPWNLQIIIDNAKIPVLVDAGVGTASDATIAMELGCDGILMNTAIAAAQHPVLMASAMRKAVEAGREAYLAGRMAKKLYSASPSSPTEGVIARTEKTPGKPAGGKSQ; encoded by the coding sequence ATGGATAATTTAGTTATTGCTGGTAAAACCTATACATCCCGTTTACTGGTCGGTACGGGTAAATACAAGGATTTCAACGAAACACGCGCGGCGGTTGAAGCGAGTGGCGCTGAAATCATTACCGTCGCGATCCGGCGCACGAATATCGGGCAAAATGCCGGAGAGCCCAATCTACTGGATGTTCTGCCGCCCTCGCAATATACCTTACTGCCTAATACCGCAGGCTGTTACACCCTCGACGATGCGGTGCGCACGTTGCGGCTGGCGCGTGAACTACTCGATGGTCACAGTCTGGTCAAGCTGGAAGTATTGGGCAATCCGAAAACGCTGTACCCAAACATGGTGGAAACGCTGAAAGCCGCGGAAATTCTCATCAAAGAGGATTTTCAGGTGATGGTGTATACCTCGGACGATCCGATCATCGCCAAGCAATTGGAAGACATAGGCTGTGTCGCCGTGATGCCATTGGCCTCGTTGATCGGCTCGGGCATGGGTATTTTGAATCCATGGAATCTGCAAATCATTATCGACAATGCCAAGATTCCAGTGTTGGTCGATGCCGGTGTCGGTACGGCATCGGATGCAACCATTGCAATGGAACTGGGTTGCGATGGTATCTTGATGAACACCGCGATTGCTGCCGCGCAACATCCGGTGCTAATGGCATCGGCAATGCGTAAAGCCGTTGAAGCCGGGCGTGAAGCCTATCTGGCCGGACGCATGGCGAAAAAGCTCTACAGCGCCAGCCCCAGCTCGCCGACGGAAGGCGTCATTGCCCGTACTGAAAAAACTCCCGGAAAACCGGCAGGCGGCAAATCCCAATAA
- the trmB gene encoding tRNA (guanosine(46)-N7)-methyltransferase TrmB, which yields MPQTIRSFVLRQGRVSNAQRRACETLLPQYGIPFSEDLLDLNRIFGREAPKILEIGFGMGESTATIAQSHPENDYLGIEVHTPGVGSLLNQIEQLELMNLRIIQHDAVEVLQYMLPTACLDGVHIFFPDPWPKARHHKRRLIQPDLTARLCSHLKPGGYIHAATDWEDYAEQILHVLGQETQLGNTAADYAPRPDYRPLTKFEQRGIKLGHGVWDLIFRKK from the coding sequence ATGCCGCAGACCATCCGTAGCTTCGTCCTTCGCCAAGGGCGTGTTTCCAATGCGCAACGCCGCGCCTGCGAAACCCTATTGCCACAATACGGTATTCCATTTAGCGAAGACCTGCTCGATCTCAATCGGATCTTTGGCCGTGAAGCGCCTAAAATTCTGGAAATCGGCTTCGGCATGGGCGAAAGCACCGCAACCATCGCGCAATCGCATCCGGAGAATGATTATCTGGGCATCGAAGTGCATACGCCCGGCGTGGGCAGTTTGCTCAATCAAATCGAGCAACTGGAATTGATGAATTTGCGCATCATTCAGCATGATGCCGTGGAAGTCTTGCAATATATGCTGCCGACCGCATGCCTGGATGGTGTTCATATCTTTTTCCCCGATCCCTGGCCCAAAGCCCGGCACCACAAGCGCAGATTGATCCAACCGGATTTGACCGCCCGTTTATGCAGCCATCTGAAACCGGGTGGGTATATCCATGCGGCTACCGACTGGGAAGATTATGCTGAGCAAATATTGCATGTACTGGGCCAGGAAACACAGCTCGGCAATACCGCAGCAGACTATGCGCCACGGCCGGATTACCGGCCATTGACCAAGTTCGAGCAACGGGGAATCAAGCTCGGGCACGGTGTATGGGATTTAATCTTCCGGAAAAAATGA